The genome window TTTTCTAAAAAGGCAGCATTGATATTCCCACCGCCTTCAATAAGAACCGAGGAGACGCCTTTTTCACCTAACGCGGTTGTCACATCTGTTGGGTTAACTGAATCAATCCCAGTCGTTACAAAGATGGAGATGCCTAATGTCTCCAGCTTGCTTCGTTTTTCTTGATCATGATTTTGGCTAGTAAATATCCAAGTTTCTGCTTGATTATCGGTAACTAATTGAGAGTCTAATGGAATTCTCAATTTAGAATCCATGACAATACGAATTGGATTCCTGCCATTGGGAATTCGAGCAGTTAGCGCGGGATCATCCTTTAATACTGTATTTATCCCTACTAATATTGCCCTGTTTTCACTTCGAAGCTGATGGACATCGAGCCTTGCTTGTTCAGATGTAATCCATTTGCTGTTAAAGGAATGGGAAGCAACCTTTCCATCCAGTGTAATCCCTGATTTTAATGTAATGAATGGCTTCTGATGGATAATATATTTATTAAATACTTCGTTCATTTTGATGGAATCTTCTTCTTTTATTCCGACAACAACTTCAATACCAGCGTCTTCAAGTATTTTTACACCATTCCCAGCAACAATTGGGTTTGGGTCTAGGGTAGCGATGACGACTTTTTTGATTCCTGCCTCAACAATCGCAGTTGCACATGGACCTGTCCTTCCATGGTGGGAGCACGGTTCCAGTGTGACATATATTGTGCCACCCTTTGACTTTTCACCGGCCATCCGCAATGCGTTAATTTCAGCATGGGCTTCACCAGCCTTCATGTGAGCGCCAACACCGACAATAAAATTATCATTAACAATAACAGATCCTACTAATGGATTCGGATCTGTCTGTCCCTTCATTGCTTGCGCATTTTTAAGTGCTAAATCCATATAGAATTCATGGTTACTCATTTGAGCAATTCCCTTCAGCCTCTAGGTGACCAGATTTGATAATCTTTGTTTGCAAATACTTTTCATTGTATTCGGAAATGTCGCCCCATAATGGTACTCTGCCTGCAACAAACATGCCCGAATTCACTAATGCTTCTAGCTTATTGGGATTGTTCGTTATCAAAGTTACAGGCTTTGTGCGCAGGCTTTTTAACACTTGGATTGCATCTTCATAATTTCTGGAGTCATTGACAAAGCCAAGACTTTCATTTGCTTCGACTGTATCATAGCCATTCTCTTGTAA of Oceanobacillus zhaokaii contains these proteins:
- the ribD gene encoding bifunctional diaminohydroxyphosphoribosylaminopyrimidine deaminase/5-amino-6-(5-phosphoribosylamino)uracil reductase RibD, giving the protein MSNHEFYMDLALKNAQAMKGQTDPNPLVGSVIVNDNFIVGVGAHMKAGEAHAEINALRMAGEKSKGGTIYVTLEPCSHHGRTGPCATAIVEAGIKKVVIATLDPNPIVAGNGVKILEDAGIEVVVGIKEEDSIKMNEVFNKYIIHQKPFITLKSGITLDGKVASHSFNSKWITSEQARLDVHQLRSENRAILVGINTVLKDDPALTARIPNGRNPIRIVMDSKLRIPLDSQLVTDNQAETWIFTSQNHDQEKRSKLETLGISIFVTTGIDSVNPTDVTTALGEKGVSSVLIEGGGNINAAFLENKLIDKVVLYVAPKLIGGSEAPSFLEGTGIDKMKDAVELTDITISPIGPDFKFTGYPIYKDDMK